The DNA region GAATTGGAAGCTGTTAAGCAAATAGTACAATGGGCATCCGAAGAAAACTGTGTCAATAAGGTAGAGGTATTGACATTTGTAGATAGTGGTGTTTCCATAGAGTGGATGAAAAAAGCAGGCGCCCAAGTGCAGAATCTGCTCACAAAAGGTTCTCTGAACCACCTTACCCATCAGCTTAAAAAAACGCCTGAACAGCATTTCTCGGATATTGAAAAAACCATAGCATTGGCTTTGGAAAATAATATTGAGACCAATGTGTACTTGGAAGACTGGAGCAATGGAATGCGAAATTCAAAAGAATACGTGTTTCAATATCTAGATTTTTTAGCGCAGCAGCCGGTAAAAAGAATTTTACTGCCAGATACTTTGGGCGTACTCACCCATACCGAAACTTTTGATTTCATTTCAGAAACTGTCGTACGTTACCCAAATAGTCATTTTGACTTTCATGGGCATAATGATTATGACCTTGGCGTGGCAAATGTGATGGAAGCCGCAAAAGCTGGCTGTCACGGTCTTCACCTTACCGTAAATGGAATGGGTGAACGTGCAGGCAATGCTCCAATGGCAAGTGCAGTGGCGGTTATTAAAGATTTTCTGACAGATGTTGATATCAATGTAAATGAATCATCATTGTTTAAAGTAAGTAAACTTGTCTCTGCGTTTACAGGTGTTGGCATTCCGTATAACAAGCCTATAGTTGGCGATAATGTATTTACACAAACTGCTGGTATACATGCGGACGGAGACAGTAAAAACAATTTGTATTTTAATGATCTTTTGCCGGAGCGTTTTGGTAGAAAACGTAAATATGCCTTAGGAAAAACATCTGGAAAAGCAAATATTCAGAAGAATCTTCAAGAACTGGGCCTCACCTTGAATGATGACGAACTTAAGAAAGTAACCCAACGTATTATTGAACTGGGCGACAAAAAGGAGAGAGTTACCAAGGAAGATCTACCTTATATTATCTCCGATATTTTAGATAGCGGAAATCATCAACAAAAGGTTTTCATAAAATCGTATGTTCTTACCCACGCTATGGGCTTAAGACCATCAACAACAGTTTCTTTAGAAATGAACGGCGAACTCTTAGAGGCTCATGCACAAGGAGATGGGCAATACGATGCTTTTATGAACGCCCTGCGCAAACTGTATCTATCCAAAAAGATAGAATTACCAAATTTAATCGATTATGCCGTACGAATACCACCAGGGAGTAATTCCGATGCTTTATGCGAGACCATAATTACATGGCAAAATGGAAGCAAAGAGTTAACCACTCGAGGTTTGGATTCCGATCAAACGGTATCAGCAATCAAAGCAACTGAAAAGATGCTCAATATTATATAATTGAGCCATTCGCTCATCGCCAATAGCTGTTTATGGCAAAATTAATATTTAAAAACAAATGAGGGATTATAGAAAGTATAAGGTTTGGGAATTAGGACACGAAATAACCTTAAACGTTTATAAGTCAACTCAAAATTTCCCGAAACAGGAAATATACGGAATAGTAAGTCAAATGCGTAGAGCTGCCTATTCAATCCC from Zobellia alginiliquefaciens includes:
- a CDS encoding alpha-isopropylmalate synthase regulatory domain-containing protein; this encodes MKRKLEIMDTTLRDGEQTSGVSFSVSEKLTLAKLLLQELKVDRIEIASARVSEGELEAVKQIVQWASEENCVNKVEVLTFVDSGVSIEWMKKAGAQVQNLLTKGSLNHLTHQLKKTPEQHFSDIEKTIALALENNIETNVYLEDWSNGMRNSKEYVFQYLDFLAQQPVKRILLPDTLGVLTHTETFDFISETVVRYPNSHFDFHGHNDYDLGVANVMEAAKAGCHGLHLTVNGMGERAGNAPMASAVAVIKDFLTDVDINVNESSLFKVSKLVSAFTGVGIPYNKPIVGDNVFTQTAGIHADGDSKNNLYFNDLLPERFGRKRKYALGKTSGKANIQKNLQELGLTLNDDELKKVTQRIIELGDKKERVTKEDLPYIISDILDSGNHQQKVFIKSYVLTHAMGLRPSTTVSLEMNGELLEAHAQGDGQYDAFMNALRKLYLSKKIELPNLIDYAVRIPPGSNSDALCETIITWQNGSKELTTRGLDSDQTVSAIKATEKMLNII